One Thermus sp. CCB_US3_UF1 DNA window includes the following coding sequences:
- a CDS encoding universal stress protein, translating to MYKSLLLPTDGSEAAEKGVREGLRLAKALGARVAFLHALEPLGPRLLLGPETLPYYQALLEDLRRAGLQALDRATRLAEELGVPFEAHLLEGRAAEAILEAAQRHDLIVMGSHGRTGLDQVLLGSVALEVVRRSAKPVLVVPYRRL from the coding sequence ATGTACAAGAGCCTGCTCCTGCCCACGGACGGCAGCGAGGCCGCGGAGAAGGGGGTAAGGGAGGGCCTCCGCCTGGCCAAGGCCCTGGGGGCCCGGGTGGCCTTCCTCCATGCCCTAGAACCCCTGGGGCCTAGGCTCCTCCTGGGACCGGAAACCCTCCCCTACTACCAGGCCCTCCTGGAGGATCTGCGCCGGGCGGGCCTCCAGGCCCTGGACCGGGCCACCCGCCTGGCCGAGGAACTGGGGGTGCCCTTTGAGGCCCACCTCCTGGAAGGGCGGGCGGCGGAGGCCATCCTCGAGGCCGCCCAGAGGCACGACCTTATCGTCATGGGCAGCCACGGGCGCACGGGCCTGGACCAGGTGCTCCTGGGCAGCGTGGCCCTGGAGGTGGTCCGCCGCTCGGCCAAGCCCGTCCTGGTGGTGCCTTACCGCAGGCTGTAA
- the pnp gene encoding polyribonucleotide nucleotidyltransferase codes for MPEATPNSPQAFRYETQVAGRPLVLETGKYAKQASGAVLVRYGETVVLATAQASETPIEADFLPLTVEFEERHYAVGKIPGSFMRREGRPGEKAILSARMTDRPIRPLFPKGFRHEVQVIVTVLSADQKNPPDILGPTAASAALLLSDIPWEGPVAAVRVGLIGGQLVLNPTLQELEESALDLVVAGSREAILMVEAGAQEVDEETLVQALEFAHREMQPILDLQEAMARALGKPKMAWTPPETLSEEEKEAFYRLAVARGLSQVLQTASKGERSRALEAFAEALILEALPKGEDGTPEEAKKPLYQSAFGEVVRRELRRLVLEEGKRADGRGPRDLRPIWIEVDVLPRAHGSAVFTRGETQVLGTVTLGTGRDEQIIDDLGIDETEKFLVHYNFPPFSTGEVKRLRGVSRREVGHGNLAKRALKAVMPKEADFPYTVRVVGDVLESNGSSSMATVCAGCLALMDAGVPLKAPVAGVAMGLVWEGERAVILTDILGLEDALGDMDFKVAGSRKGVTALQMDNKVGGLPREVLKEALLQAKEARLRILDLMESVLPGPRPELKPHAPRILSLKVPVEKIGLVIGPGGKNVRALEELGVEVDIEEDGTVRIYSSDMEAAQKAKKRVEELTMEAKVGEVYEGTVTKITPFGAFISLFPGTEGLLHISQIAPGRVERVEDHLKVGDVIKVKVHRIDERGKIDLIRPELEGKIPPRRRG; via the coding sequence ATGCCAGAAGCCACGCCCAATTCCCCCCAAGCCTTTCGGTACGAGACCCAGGTGGCCGGACGTCCCCTGGTCCTGGAAACCGGCAAGTACGCCAAACAAGCCTCGGGCGCCGTTTTGGTGCGCTATGGGGAAACCGTGGTCCTGGCCACGGCCCAAGCCTCGGAAACCCCCATTGAGGCCGACTTCCTCCCCCTTACCGTGGAGTTTGAGGAGCGGCACTACGCGGTGGGCAAGATCCCGGGAAGCTTCATGCGCCGGGAGGGGCGGCCTGGGGAGAAGGCCATCCTCTCCGCCCGGATGACCGACCGGCCCATCCGCCCCCTCTTCCCCAAGGGCTTCCGCCACGAGGTCCAGGTCATCGTCACCGTGCTCTCGGCGGACCAGAAAAACCCCCCGGACATCCTGGGGCCCACGGCGGCCAGCGCCGCCCTCCTCCTCTCCGACATCCCCTGGGAGGGCCCGGTGGCTGCGGTGCGGGTGGGGCTTATTGGGGGCCAGTTGGTCCTGAACCCCACCCTGCAGGAGCTGGAGGAAAGCGCCCTGGACCTGGTGGTGGCGGGAAGCCGGGAGGCCATCCTCATGGTGGAGGCGGGGGCCCAGGAGGTGGACGAGGAAACCCTGGTGCAGGCCCTGGAGTTCGCCCACCGGGAGATGCAGCCCATCCTGGACCTGCAGGAGGCCATGGCCCGGGCCCTGGGCAAGCCCAAGATGGCCTGGACCCCTCCGGAAACCCTCTCCGAGGAGGAGAAGGAAGCCTTCTACCGCCTGGCGGTGGCGCGGGGGCTTTCTCAGGTCCTGCAGACCGCCAGCAAAGGGGAAAGGAGCCGGGCCCTCGAGGCCTTTGCGGAAGCCCTCATCCTCGAGGCCCTGCCCAAGGGGGAGGACGGCACCCCCGAGGAGGCCAAAAAACCCCTCTACCAAAGCGCCTTCGGCGAGGTGGTGCGCCGGGAGCTCCGCCGCCTGGTGCTGGAGGAAGGGAAGCGGGCGGACGGACGGGGTCCTAGGGACCTGAGGCCCATCTGGATTGAGGTGGACGTCCTGCCCCGGGCCCACGGCTCGGCGGTCTTCACCCGGGGGGAGACCCAGGTGCTGGGCACGGTGACCCTGGGAACGGGCCGGGACGAGCAGATCATCGACGACCTGGGCATTGACGAGACGGAGAAGTTCCTGGTCCACTACAACTTCCCCCCCTTCTCCACCGGGGAGGTGAAGCGCCTCCGGGGGGTTTCCCGCCGGGAGGTGGGGCACGGCAACCTGGCCAAGCGGGCCCTGAAGGCGGTGATGCCCAAGGAGGCGGACTTCCCCTACACGGTGCGGGTGGTGGGGGATGTGCTGGAGTCCAACGGCTCCAGCTCCATGGCCACGGTCTGCGCCGGATGCCTGGCCCTGATGGACGCCGGAGTGCCCCTCAAGGCCCCCGTGGCCGGGGTGGCCATGGGGCTGGTGTGGGAAGGGGAACGGGCGGTGATCCTCACGGACATCCTGGGCCTCGAGGACGCCCTGGGGGACATGGACTTCAAGGTGGCGGGTAGCCGCAAGGGGGTCACCGCCTTGCAGATGGACAACAAGGTGGGGGGCCTTCCCCGGGAGGTGCTCAAGGAAGCCCTCCTCCAGGCCAAGGAGGCCCGCTTGCGGATCCTGGACCTGATGGAAAGCGTCCTCCCCGGCCCCCGGCCCGAGCTCAAGCCCCACGCCCCCCGCATCCTCTCCCTCAAGGTGCCCGTGGAGAAGATCGGCCTGGTCATCGGCCCCGGGGGCAAGAACGTGCGGGCCTTGGAGGAGCTTGGGGTGGAGGTGGACATCGAGGAAGACGGGACGGTGCGCATCTACTCCAGCGACATGGAGGCGGCCCAGAAGGCCAAAAAGCGCGTGGAGGAGCTCACCATGGAGGCCAAGGTGGGGGAGGTTTACGAGGGCACCGTCACCAAAATCACCCCCTTCGGGGCCTTCATCAGCCTCTTCCCCGGCACGGAAGGCCTCTTGCACATCAGCCAGATCGCCCCAGGCCGGGTGGAGCGGGTGGAGGACCACCTCAAGGTGGGGGACGTGATCAAGGTCAAGGTCCACCGCATTGACGAGCGGGGGAAGATCGACCTGATCCGCCCCGAGCTGGAGGGCAAGATCCCCCCCAGGCGGCGCGGCTAG
- the rpsO gene encoding 30S ribosomal protein S15 yields the protein MPISKEEKQKVIQEFARFPGDTGSTEVQVALLTLRINRLSEHLKEHKHDHHSHRGLLMLVGQRRRLLRYLEREDPERYQALVEKLGLRK from the coding sequence ATGCCCATCAGCAAGGAAGAGAAGCAGAAGGTCATTCAGGAGTTCGCCCGCTTCCCTGGGGACACAGGGAGCACCGAGGTGCAGGTGGCCCTCCTTACCCTGCGCATCAACCGGCTTTCCGAGCACCTGAAGGAGCACAAGCACGACCACCACTCCCACCGCGGCCTGCTGATGCTGGTGGGGCAAAGGCGGCGGCTTTTGCGTTACCTGGAGCGGGAAGACCCCGAGCGGTACCAGGCCCTGGTTGAGAAGCTGGGCCTTAGGAAGTAA
- a CDS encoding cation-transporting P-type ATPase, protein MRGLTSEEARRRLREYGPNALPEKPPEPFWRKFLRQFQSPLIYLLLFALAVDLGLWLAEGARGLPLESLAILAILLLNATLGAFQEKRSEEALKHLKALAEPMAWVLRDGRFQHLRSREIVPGDLVRLEAGDRVPADGVLLEAQTALVDESVLTGESVPVEKEEGAEVYAGTLLVRGRALLQVTRTGLRSAMGRIAGLLAEMEEEKTPLERRLEAFGHRVARWVILLALVLVLLGFLLEGFSAKVILFAVALGVAAVPEGLPAVLTLALALGVERMARRQAVVRRLAAVEALGSVTVIATDKTGTLTENRMEVQGVVGPDPEGALLAMVLCNDADLATGAGDPLELGLLRYAAERLDVARVRSENPRLSERPFDSAWKYMRVTTPQGSFLKGAPEVLIPRLALGEEERARWLAEAEAHAQKGFRVLALAFGEGEREEGLAFLGLVLLLDPPRPEVPEAVRRVQEAGVRVVMITGDHPATALAVARRVGIPAEVVATGEEIAGLSDEELLEVDVFARVRPEDKLRIVEAFQKAGEVVAVTGDGVNDAPALKRADVGVAMGQRGSDVSREVADLVLLDDNFATIVAAIEEGRSIYENIQKFIRFLFSTNLSEVLVVALGMVFAAWLGLRDAAGHLLLPLTAVQILWINLVTDGLPALALALDQNPGVLRRPPRPKESPLLDAPSLRFVLLTGSVKAGIALLLLGLLPGWVGLEAARSATFHFMAVGQLFFAYAARHTHLMPQPNPYLHGAVALGILAQLLLGSGVPQVVEAVPLAPWTWALVLALALAAWGIAEGVDRIVWRKEVRR, encoded by the coding sequence ATGCGGGGACTCACGTCCGAAGAGGCGCGGCGGAGGCTTAGGGAGTACGGTCCCAACGCCCTGCCCGAAAAGCCCCCCGAGCCCTTCTGGCGAAAGTTCCTGCGCCAGTTCCAAAGCCCTCTCATCTACCTTCTCCTCTTCGCCCTGGCCGTGGACCTGGGCCTGTGGCTGGCGGAGGGCGCCAGGGGTCTTCCCTTGGAGTCCTTGGCCATCCTGGCCATCCTCCTCCTCAACGCTACCTTGGGTGCTTTCCAGGAAAAGCGCTCCGAGGAGGCCCTCAAGCACCTGAAGGCCCTGGCCGAGCCCATGGCCTGGGTGTTGCGGGACGGGCGCTTCCAGCACCTAAGGAGTCGGGAGATCGTGCCCGGGGACCTGGTGCGCCTGGAGGCCGGGGACCGGGTCCCGGCGGACGGGGTGCTCCTCGAGGCCCAAACCGCCCTGGTGGACGAAAGCGTCCTCACCGGGGAAAGCGTCCCCGTGGAAAAGGAGGAGGGGGCCGAGGTCTACGCCGGCACCCTGCTGGTGCGGGGCCGCGCCCTTTTGCAGGTTACCCGCACCGGCCTGCGGAGCGCCATGGGGCGGATCGCGGGTCTTCTGGCCGAGATGGAGGAGGAGAAAACCCCTTTGGAGCGGCGCCTGGAGGCCTTCGGCCACCGGGTGGCCCGCTGGGTTATCCTCCTGGCCCTGGTCCTGGTCCTCCTGGGCTTTCTCCTGGAGGGGTTTTCCGCCAAGGTGATCCTTTTCGCCGTGGCCCTGGGGGTGGCCGCGGTGCCCGAGGGCCTGCCCGCGGTCCTCACCCTGGCCCTGGCCCTGGGGGTGGAGCGCATGGCCCGCCGCCAGGCCGTGGTGCGCCGCCTGGCCGCGGTGGAGGCCCTGGGCAGCGTGACGGTCATCGCCACCGACAAGACGGGCACCCTCACGGAAAACCGCATGGAGGTGCAGGGGGTGGTGGGACCGGACCCCGAGGGGGCCCTCCTGGCCATGGTCCTCTGCAACGATGCCGACCTGGCCACGGGGGCCGGGGACCCTTTGGAGCTTGGGCTCTTGCGCTACGCCGCGGAACGCCTGGACGTGGCCCGGGTACGCTCGGAAAACCCCAGGCTTTCCGAGCGCCCCTTTGACAGCGCCTGGAAGTACATGCGGGTGACCACCCCCCAGGGGAGCTTCCTCAAGGGGGCTCCCGAGGTCCTCATCCCCCGCCTGGCCCTGGGGGAGGAGGAGCGGGCCAGGTGGCTGGCCGAGGCCGAGGCCCATGCCCAAAAGGGCTTCCGGGTCCTGGCCTTGGCCTTTGGGGAAGGGGAAAGGGAGGAGGGGCTGGCCTTTTTGGGCCTGGTCCTCCTCCTGGACCCTCCCCGGCCCGAGGTGCCGGAGGCGGTGCGGCGGGTGCAGGAGGCGGGGGTGCGGGTGGTGATGATCACCGGGGACCACCCGGCCACCGCCTTGGCCGTGGCCCGCCGCGTGGGCATCCCCGCGGAGGTGGTGGCCACGGGGGAGGAAATCGCCGGACTTTCCGACGAGGAGCTTCTGGAGGTGGATGTCTTCGCCCGGGTGCGCCCCGAGGACAAGCTGCGCATCGTGGAGGCTTTCCAGAAGGCCGGGGAGGTGGTGGCGGTCACCGGGGACGGGGTGAACGACGCCCCCGCCCTCAAGCGGGCCGACGTGGGCGTGGCCATGGGGCAGCGGGGTTCCGACGTTTCCCGGGAGGTGGCGGATCTGGTCCTCCTGGACGATAACTTTGCCACCATCGTGGCCGCCATTGAGGAGGGGCGGAGCATCTACGAGAACATCCAGAAGTTCATCCGCTTCCTCTTTTCCACCAACCTTTCCGAGGTCCTGGTGGTGGCCCTGGGCATGGTCTTCGCCGCCTGGCTGGGGCTTAGGGACGCGGCGGGGCACCTCCTTCTCCCCCTTACCGCGGTGCAGATCCTCTGGATCAACCTGGTGACCGATGGCCTGCCCGCCCTGGCCCTGGCCTTGGACCAGAACCCCGGGGTCTTGCGCCGCCCGCCCCGGCCCAAGGAAAGCCCCCTTTTGGATGCCCCTTCCCTGCGCTTTGTCCTCCTCACGGGGAGCGTCAAGGCGGGGATCGCCCTTCTCCTCCTCGGCCTCCTGCCGGGGTGGGTGGGCCTCGAGGCCGCCCGCAGCGCCACCTTCCACTTCATGGCCGTGGGCCAGCTTTTCTTCGCCTACGCCGCCCGCCACACCCACCTGATGCCCCAGCCCAACCCCTACCTGCACGGGGCCGTGGCCTTGGGCATCCTGGCCCAGCTCCTCCTGGGGTCGGGGGTCCCCCAGGTGGTGGAGGCCGTTCCCCTGGCCCCGTGGACCTGGGCCCTGGTCCTGGCCCTGGCCCTGGCCGCCTGGGGGATAGCGGAAGGGGTGGACCGGATAGTATGGCGGAAGGAGGTGCGGCGGTGA
- a CDS encoding CBS domain-containing protein, producing MKAKEVMVSPVVAVPLGTTLDQVARLMVEKRIGSVLVVDKEGRLAGIVTESDFLKERGIPFSTFRAPMLLGRFLGGEGLERLLEEARSTRVEEIMSAPVHAVGLEDPLAQVLERMLAYDINHVPVVDEEQRPLGIISRFDLLRLLRQRV from the coding sequence GTGAAGGCCAAGGAGGTCATGGTGAGCCCGGTGGTGGCCGTGCCCCTAGGCACCACCTTGGACCAGGTGGCCCGGCTCATGGTGGAAAAGCGCATCGGGAGCGTCCTGGTGGTGGACAAGGAGGGGCGCTTGGCCGGCATCGTGACCGAAAGCGACTTTCTCAAGGAGCGGGGTATCCCCTTTTCCACCTTCCGCGCCCCCATGCTCCTGGGGCGCTTCCTGGGCGGGGAGGGGCTGGAGCGCCTTTTGGAGGAGGCCCGGTCCACCCGGGTGGAGGAGATCATGAGCGCCCCGGTGCACGCCGTGGGCCTCGAGGACCCCTTAGCCCAGGTCCTGGAACGGATGCTGGCCTACGACATCAACCACGTCCCCGTGGTGGACGAGGAACAAAGGCCTTTGGGAATCATCTCCCGCTTTGACCTCCTCAGGCTGTTGCGCCAGCGGGTATGA
- a CDS encoding ribonuclease J, producing the protein MENQERKPRRRRRRKPQEGALGGGQDLQDFVEIIPLGGMGEIGKNITAFRYRDEIFVLDGGLAFPDEGMPGVDLLIPRVDYLLEHRHLIKAWVLTHGHEDHIGGLPFLLPMVFGKESPVPIYGARLTLGLLKGKLEEFGLRPGAFNLKEVSPDDRIQVGRYFTLDLFRMTHSIPDNSGVVIRTPVGTIVHTGDFKLDPTPIDGKVSHLAKVAQAGAEGVLLLIADATNAERPGYTPSEMEIAKELDRVIARAPGRVFVTTFASHIHRIQSVIWAAEKYGRKVAMEGRSMLKFSRIALDLGYLKVKDRLYTLEEVKDLPDHQVLILATGSQGQPMSVLSRLAFEGHAKMAIKPGDTVILSSSPIPGNEEAVNRVINRLYALGAYVLYPPTYKVHASGHASQEELKLILNLTTPRFFLPWHGEVRHQTNLKWLAEGMSRPPEKTLIGENGAVYRLSRNGFEKAGEVAHGVLYVDGLGVGDITEEILADRRHMAEEGLVVITALAGQDPVVEVVSRGFVKAGEKLLGEVRRMALEALQNGVREKKPLERIRDDIYYPVKKFLKKATGRDPMILPVVIEG; encoded by the coding sequence ATGGAAAACCAAGAACGTAAGCCCAGAAGGAGGCGGCGCCGCAAACCCCAGGAGGGGGCTTTGGGAGGGGGCCAGGACCTCCAGGACTTCGTGGAGATCATCCCCTTGGGGGGGATGGGGGAGATCGGCAAGAACATCACCGCCTTCCGCTACCGGGACGAAATCTTCGTGCTGGACGGGGGACTGGCCTTTCCCGACGAGGGGATGCCCGGGGTGGACCTCCTCATCCCCCGGGTGGACTACCTCCTGGAGCACCGCCACCTCATCAAGGCCTGGGTGCTCACCCACGGCCACGAGGACCACATCGGGGGCTTGCCCTTTCTCCTGCCCATGGTCTTCGGCAAGGAGAGCCCGGTGCCCATCTACGGGGCCCGGCTCACCCTGGGCCTCCTCAAGGGCAAGCTGGAGGAGTTCGGCCTACGGCCCGGGGCCTTCAACCTCAAGGAGGTCTCCCCCGACGACCGGATCCAGGTGGGGCGGTACTTCACCCTGGACCTCTTCCGCATGACCCACTCCATCCCCGACAACTCCGGGGTGGTCATCCGCACCCCCGTGGGCACCATCGTCCACACCGGGGACTTCAAGCTGGACCCCACGCCCATCGACGGCAAGGTCTCCCACCTGGCCAAGGTGGCCCAGGCCGGGGCGGAAGGGGTTTTGCTCCTCATCGCCGACGCCACCAACGCCGAGCGCCCCGGCTACACCCCAAGCGAGATGGAGATCGCCAAGGAGCTGGACCGGGTGATCGCCCGGGCCCCGGGGAGGGTTTTCGTCACCACCTTCGCCAGCCACATCCACCGCATCCAGTCGGTGATCTGGGCGGCGGAGAAGTACGGGCGCAAGGTGGCCATGGAGGGGCGGAGCATGCTGAAGTTCAGCCGCATCGCCCTGGACCTGGGCTACCTGAAGGTGAAGGACCGCCTTTACACCCTGGAGGAGGTCAAGGACCTCCCCGACCACCAGGTCCTGATCCTGGCCACGGGCAGCCAGGGCCAGCCCATGTCCGTCCTCTCCCGCCTGGCCTTTGAGGGGCACGCCAAGATGGCCATCAAGCCGGGGGACACGGTGATCCTCTCCTCCAGCCCCATCCCCGGGAACGAGGAGGCGGTGAACCGGGTCATCAACCGCCTCTACGCCCTGGGGGCCTACGTCCTCTACCCCCCCACCTACAAGGTCCACGCCTCCGGCCACGCCTCCCAGGAGGAGCTGAAGCTGATCCTCAACCTCACCACCCCCCGCTTCTTCCTCCCCTGGCACGGGGAGGTGCGCCACCAGACCAACCTCAAATGGCTGGCCGAGGGGATGAGCCGGCCCCCGGAGAAGACCCTGATCGGGGAGAACGGGGCCGTGTACCGGCTGAGCCGGAACGGCTTTGAGAAGGCGGGGGAGGTGGCCCATGGGGTGCTCTACGTGGATGGCCTGGGGGTGGGGGACATCACCGAGGAGATCCTGGCCGACCGCCGCCACATGGCCGAGGAGGGGCTGGTGGTCATCACCGCCTTGGCCGGCCAGGACCCGGTGGTGGAGGTGGTCTCCCGGGGCTTCGTGAAAGCGGGGGAGAAACTTTTGGGGGAGGTGCGCCGCATGGCCCTCGAGGCCCTACAAAACGGCGTGCGGGAGAAAAAGCCTCTGGAGCGCATCCGGGACGATATCTACTACCCGGTAAAGAAGTTTTTGAAAAAGGCCACGGGCCGCGACCCCATGATCCTGCCCGTGGTCATTGAGGGGTGA
- a CDS encoding MFS transporter → MKLSPLVYLLGTVSFLMDVASEMVYPLLPLFLASLGAGTGTIGLVEGVAEATASLFKVVGGRLSDRMGARKPLLLLGYGLPGLLRPLLALATGPGQVLLYRFLDRVGKGLRTAPRDALLAESVPQEALGRAYGLHRGMDTLGATVGPLLAFLLLPHLGVRGVFWASAVPALLALLVLLGLREGRRASSRPTPLPPLRPSAMPPAYRRFLLVSSVFALALSSNAFLLLRLKDLGLSEGEVTLAYTAYNLLYALLSYPLGSLADRIGLRRVVALGFALYALVYLGFAWAYSPLLGVAFLLLYALYSAAFEGASRAYLATLVPQEAKASAIGLYHTVVGILLLPASLLFGLLWEHGSAPLAFAAGAGLALLALFLFLLDGKKPPAYPG, encoded by the coding sequence ATGAAGCTCTCCCCCCTGGTCTACCTGTTGGGCACGGTCAGTTTCCTCATGGACGTGGCCAGCGAGATGGTCTATCCCCTTCTGCCCCTCTTCCTGGCGAGCCTGGGAGCCGGCACCGGCACCATCGGGCTGGTGGAAGGGGTGGCGGAGGCCACGGCCAGCCTCTTCAAGGTGGTGGGGGGCAGGCTCTCTGACCGCATGGGGGCGCGGAAGCCCCTCCTCCTTTTGGGGTATGGCCTGCCGGGCCTCCTCCGCCCCCTCCTGGCCTTGGCCACCGGTCCTGGACAGGTTCTCCTCTACCGCTTCCTGGACCGGGTGGGCAAAGGCCTGCGCACCGCCCCCCGGGACGCCCTCCTGGCGGAGAGCGTCCCCCAGGAGGCCTTGGGCCGGGCCTACGGCCTGCACCGGGGCATGGACACCCTGGGGGCCACGGTGGGCCCCCTCCTGGCCTTCCTCCTCCTGCCCCACCTCGGGGTGCGGGGGGTGTTCTGGGCCTCGGCGGTACCCGCGCTTTTGGCCCTGTTGGTCCTCCTGGGGCTGCGGGAGGGGAGGCGGGCCTCCTCGAGGCCCACCCCCCTCCCCCCCCTCCGCCCCTCGGCCATGCCCCCCGCCTACCGCCGCTTCCTCCTGGTGTCCTCGGTGTTTGCCTTGGCCCTTTCCTCCAACGCCTTCCTCCTCCTGCGGCTGAAGGACCTAGGCCTTTCCGAAGGGGAGGTCACCCTGGCCTACACCGCCTACAACCTCCTGTATGCCCTCCTCTCCTACCCCCTGGGTAGCCTGGCCGACCGGATCGGCCTTCGGCGGGTGGTGGCCCTGGGGTTTGCCCTTTACGCCCTGGTCTACCTGGGCTTCGCCTGGGCCTATAGCCCCCTCTTGGGTGTGGCCTTTCTCCTGCTTTATGCCCTCTATTCCGCCGCCTTTGAGGGGGCAAGCCGGGCCTACCTGGCCACTTTGGTGCCCCAAGAGGCCAAGGCCAGCGCCATCGGGCTGTACCACACCGTGGTGGGGATCCTCCTCCTCCCCGCCAGCCTCCTCTTTGGCCTCCTCTGGGAGCACGGGAGCGCTCCCTTGGCCTTTGCCGCCGGGGCTGGCCTAGCCCTTTTGGCCCTCTTCCTCTTCCTCCTTGACGGGAAGAAGCCCCCGGCCTATCCTGGGTGA
- a CDS encoding thioredoxin family protein, which produces MLQYPELPLESPLVDAELPDPRGGRYRLSQFQEPLLAVVFMCNHCPYVKGSIAELVALAERYRGQVAFVGINANDYEKYPEDAPDKMVAFAQAHGIPFPYLLDESQEVAKAYRALRTPEVFLFDERRLLRYHGRVNDSPKDPSQVRSHDLEAAIEALLRGEEPPLKEAPAIGCTIKWRPGNEPEVRIG; this is translated from the coding sequence ATGCTGCAGTACCCCGAGCTTCCCCTGGAAAGCCCCCTGGTGGACGCCGAGCTTCCCGACCCCCGGGGAGGGCGCTACCGCCTCTCCCAGTTCCAAGAGCCCCTCCTGGCCGTGGTCTTCATGTGCAACCACTGCCCCTACGTGAAGGGCTCCATCGCCGAGCTGGTGGCCCTGGCGGAGAGGTACCGGGGCCAGGTGGCCTTCGTGGGGATCAACGCCAACGACTACGAGAAGTACCCCGAGGACGCCCCGGACAAGATGGTGGCCTTCGCCCAAGCCCATGGCATCCCCTTCCCCTACCTCCTGGACGAGAGCCAGGAGGTGGCCAAGGCCTACCGGGCCCTGCGCACCCCCGAGGTCTTCCTCTTTGACGAGAGGCGCCTCCTGCGCTACCACGGTCGGGTGAACGACAGCCCCAAGGACCCCAGCCAGGTCCGAAGCCACGACCTCGAGGCGGCCATTGAGGCCCTCCTCCGCGGCGAGGAGCCGCCCCTCAAGGAGGCCCCGGCCATCGGCTGCACCATCAAGTGGCGCCCCGGCAACGAGCCCGAGGTGCGCATCGGCTGA
- a CDS encoding sodium:calcium antiporter produces the protein MTWLAFLGVALLVVLAGQRVAYYGDALAEKKGWGRAWVGLILVAATTSLPELLTGTSAALQGLVDIAVGDVLGSTLFNLLILSLLDAVGGRVPLLGRLHAGHALAVGFALLFLSLQGAALFWGGPVWGPVGWYSPLALALYLLATRLTFLYERRRPQAEAERLERLYERLSLAQAARGYVGFGALVVLGASLLPTLAERLAEETGLGASFVGTALVGAVTSLPEVAVTLSAARLGAFDLAVGNLLGSNLFNALILAWDDLLYPGAFFPAAHESHLAAVLVALAMYGVVLLGMSYQALRKLAVLSWDTLALLGLYLLGLLWLYSLR, from the coding sequence ATGACCTGGCTGGCCTTCCTGGGCGTGGCCCTCCTGGTGGTCCTGGCGGGCCAGCGGGTGGCCTATTACGGGGACGCCCTAGCGGAGAAGAAGGGCTGGGGCCGGGCCTGGGTGGGCCTCATCCTGGTGGCGGCCACCACCAGCCTGCCCGAGCTCCTCACCGGCACCAGCGCCGCCCTGCAGGGCCTGGTGGACATCGCCGTGGGCGACGTCCTGGGAAGCACCCTCTTCAACCTCCTCATCCTCTCCCTTCTGGACGCCGTGGGGGGAAGGGTGCCCCTCTTGGGGCGGCTCCACGCCGGGCACGCCCTGGCGGTGGGCTTTGCCCTCCTCTTCCTCTCCCTCCAGGGGGCGGCCCTCTTCTGGGGGGGGCCGGTATGGGGCCCCGTGGGGTGGTATAGCCCCTTGGCCCTGGCCCTTTACCTCCTGGCCACCCGCCTGACCTTCCTCTACGAGAGGCGGCGCCCCCAGGCGGAGGCGGAGCGGCTGGAAAGGCTTTACGAGCGCCTCTCCCTGGCCCAGGCCGCGCGGGGGTACGTGGGGTTTGGCGCCTTGGTGGTCCTGGGGGCCAGCCTCCTGCCCACCCTGGCCGAGCGCCTGGCGGAGGAGACCGGCCTGGGGGCCAGCTTCGTGGGCACGGCCCTGGTGGGGGCCGTCACCTCCTTGCCCGAGGTGGCGGTCACCCTGAGCGCCGCCCGGCTGGGGGCCTTTGACCTGGCGGTGGGGAACCTCCTGGGGAGCAACCTCTTCAACGCCCTCATCCTGGCCTGGGACGACCTCCTCTACCCCGGGGCCTTCTTCCCTGCCGCCCACGAAAGCCACCTGGCGGCGGTGCTGGTGGCCTTGGCCATGTACGGGGTGGTCCTCCTGGGGATGAGCTACCAGGCCCTGCGGAAGCTGGCGGTCCTCTCCTGGGACACCCTGGCCCTTCTGGGCCTGTACCTCCTGGGCCTCCTCTGGCTTTACAGCCTGCGGTAA